A single genomic interval of Mesoplodon densirostris isolate mMesDen1 chromosome 8, mMesDen1 primary haplotype, whole genome shotgun sequence harbors:
- the ATP5MC3 gene encoding ATP synthase F(0) complex subunit C3, mitochondrial → MFACAKLACTPALIRAGSRVAYRPISASVLSRPEARTGESSTVFNGAQNGVSQLIQREFQTSAISRDIDTAAKFIGAGAATVGVAGSGAGIGTVFGSLIIGYARNPSLKQQLFSYAILGFALSEAMGLFCLMVAFLILFAM, encoded by the exons ATGTTCGCCTGCGCCAAGctcgcctgcaccccagctcTG ATCCGAGCTGGATCCAGAGTTGCATACAGACCAATTTCTGCATCAGTGTTATCTCGACCAGAGGCTAGGACTGGAGAG AGCTCTACGGTATTTAATGGGGCCCAGAATGGTGTGTCTCAGTTAATCCAGAGGGAGTTCCAGACCAGTGCAATCAGCAGAGACATTGATACTGCAGCCAAATTTATAGGTGCAGGTGCTGCAACAGTAGGAGTAGCTGGTTCCGGTGCTGGTATTGGCACAGTCTTTGGCAGCCTCATCATTGGTTACGCCAG AAACCCTTCGCTGAAACAGCAGCTGTTCTCATATGCTATCCTGGGATTTGCCTTGTCTGAAGCTATGGGTCTCTTTTGTTTGATGGTTGCTTTCTTGATTTTGTTTGCCATGTAA